The following are encoded in a window of Ignicoccus islandicus DSM 13165 genomic DNA:
- a CDS encoding DUF1464 family protein, producing the protein MRTSLVGGIDVGTRRIRAVAFDCSTRKVLAREAKGKEEVLELIRFLKGIGVEKLCVAGGLQWRELNGIEIYRDPVSLLGSERDIGTHGFRKLISSSIFKEVVILPSGGASGEVPIWNLFNAVDSGTPDKVAKCNYLINSEGLSDFTLIDDGCFTSILKVNDKAITFVLGSTRGVPGRCTPGCIDSEIFIAFKWPQRKKDLLECGAPREVVEGWIRFLKPVLGDTIIYSSELDEWSAAIGSALWCCGTKPKNFFSDTPRYFCDTLKALMR; encoded by the coding sequence ATGCGCACGTCCCTGGTAGGGGGAATTGACGTCGGTACTAGGAGAATAAGAGCTGTAGCCTTCGATTGCAGCACTAGGAAAGTCTTAGCGCGCGAGGCTAAGGGGAAGGAAGAAGTACTCGAACTAATCCGTTTCTTGAAGGGTATAGGTGTTGAAAAGTTATGCGTTGCGGGGGGCCTTCAGTGGAGGGAGCTAAACGGCATTGAAATTTATAGAGATCCAGTTTCCCTTCTAGGATCGGAAAGAGATATTGGGACTCACGGGTTCAGGAAGCTCATATCAAGTTCTATTTTCAAAGAAGTAGTTATACTGCCTTCCGGAGGGGCTAGCGGCGAAGTACCGATATGGAACCTCTTCAACGCCGTTGATAGCGGCACTCCGGATAAGGTGGCTAAATGTAACTACTTGATTAACTCAGAGGGCCTCAGTGACTTTACTTTGATAGATGACGGTTGCTTCACCTCGATATTGAAGGTAAACGATAAAGCAATCACCTTCGTTCTCGGCTCCACTAGGGGGGTCCCCGGGCGATGCACTCCCGGATGCATCGATTCGGAGATATTCATTGCCTTTAAGTGGCCTCAAAGGAAGAAGGACTTACTTGAATGCGGAGCTCCCCGAGAAGTGGTGGAAGGTTGGATAAGGTTCTTGAAACCAGTTCTGGGTGATACGATAATATATTCTAGCGAGCTAGACGAGTGGTCGGCCGCTATAGGTAGTGCCCTTTGGTGCTGCGGGACGAAACCTAAGAACTTCTTCAGTGATACGCCGAGATACTTCTGTGATACTCTCAAGGCACTAATGCGCTGA